A genomic region of Methanobacterium sp. SMA-27 contains the following coding sequences:
- a CDS encoding serine protein kinase RIO has protein sequence MCSKVSKADNDLRKLLSEKRLKGDEDRRVGSEVFDRLTLETLYKLAKMGHINKLQGAISTGKEANVFKGIDDDGNFVAVKIYRVGTSDFKKMQYYIQGDPRFNVRTSNKRQLINTWVTKELRNLTRAQEVGVRVPRPIIAKNNVLVMEFIGDDIGNPAQLMRQSKISDPEYVANKILEYVKILYKDAKLVHGDLSGYNILIDDGEPVIIDISQGVMVDHPISRELLKRDIDNLYRDFKKMGLQISKDQIKSKIMDL, from the coding sequence ATGTGCTCTAAAGTATCTAAAGCTGATAATGACTTGAGAAAACTCTTGTCAGAGAAACGTTTAAAGGGTGATGAAGACAGAAGAGTTGGAAGTGAAGTTTTTGATAGACTTACACTTGAAACACTCTACAAACTTGCAAAAATGGGCCACATAAACAAGTTACAGGGAGCCATAAGTACTGGAAAAGAGGCAAATGTCTTCAAAGGAATTGACGACGATGGAAACTTTGTTGCTGTTAAAATATATAGGGTAGGAACATCTGATTTTAAGAAAATGCAGTATTATATTCAGGGAGACCCTAGATTCAATGTAAGAACTTCCAACAAACGCCAGCTTATTAATACATGGGTTACAAAGGAATTAAGGAATCTAACAAGAGCTCAAGAAGTGGGTGTTAGAGTACCAAGACCAATAATCGCGAAAAATAATGTTTTGGTCATGGAATTCATAGGAGACGATATTGGAAATCCCGCACAACTTATGAGACAATCCAAAATATCAGATCCTGAATATGTTGCAAATAAAATATTGGAATATGTTAAAATACTTTATAAAGATGCTAAATTAGTTCATGGTGACTTATCCGGTTACAATATCTTAATAGATGATGGTGAACCTGTTATAATCGACATATCCCAGGGTGTTATGGTTGACCATCCAATATCAAGGGAGCTTTTAAAAAGAGATATAGACAACTTATATAGAGATTTCAAAAAAATGGGCCTCCAGATATCTAAGGATCAGATTAAAAGTAAAATTATGGATTTATGA
- the eif1A gene encoding translation initiation factor eIF-1A: protein MRRGQNQGPQEMRRVRSPRRGEIPGVVEQILGHGKLKVRCADGKTRLSRIPGKMKKRIWIREGDVVLIKPWDFQSDEKADVIWRYTRTEANWLERRGYLKL from the coding sequence TTGAGAAGAGGACAAAATCAAGGCCCACAAGAAATGAGGAGAGTAAGATCACCAAGGAGAGGTGAAATACCAGGCGTTGTCGAGCAGATACTCGGCCATGGAAAACTCAAAGTACGATGTGCAGATGGTAAAACAAGACTTTCAAGAATTCCAGGTAAAATGAAAAAAAGAATCTGGATAAGAGAAGGAGATGTGGTTTTAATAAAGCCATGGGACTTCCAGAGCGATGAAAAAGCAGATGTTATATGGAGATACACTCGAACAGAAGCTAACTGGCTTGAAAGAAGGGGCTACTTGAAACTCTAA
- the glp gene encoding gephyrin-like molybdotransferase Glp, producing the protein MGQEFLNIMDPEDVKKIIDDIPTNKRVEKVLLGDSLNRVIAEDVHATINLPPFRRTSMDGYAVIAEDTFNASEDYPVSLKLIEVIGAGDVPEKKLTSGFCTEVSTGAPLPSGTTGVVMVEFTESHNGEILIYESAAIGQNITKEGSDVKEGELLLPRDTRITPDKIGVLSAIGMKTVTVYQKPRVAIISTGNEIINPNDKLTYGKIYDINSMTISSAVKACGCIPVHTDIVEDDFSALKNKINEFKDVDLILTSGGTSAGTGDVLREVLDDLGEVIVHGVAVKPGKPTIIGRLKNDEGLKYLFGLPGNPVAALMVFRVFFAPFLMKMASISTLTHSDDNVQTLKLSRRYRPARGRLHYVLVKIEGKNAIPILKDSGAISSLAEADGFIQIPKNIEILEKGESVQVFPLVDF; encoded by the coding sequence ATGGGACAAGAATTTTTAAATATAATGGATCCTGAAGATGTAAAAAAGATTATAGATGATATTCCAACGAATAAACGGGTAGAAAAGGTATTACTTGGTGACTCTCTCAATAGAGTTATTGCTGAGGATGTGCATGCAACTATAAATCTCCCACCTTTTAGAAGGACTTCAATGGATGGATATGCTGTAATAGCAGAGGATACTTTTAATGCATCTGAAGATTATCCAGTTAGTTTAAAACTTATTGAAGTAATAGGTGCAGGAGATGTTCCTGAAAAAAAACTGACAAGTGGATTTTGTACCGAGGTTTCAACAGGAGCACCTTTACCCTCAGGCACCACAGGGGTGGTGATGGTAGAATTTACCGAGAGTCACAATGGGGAAATACTTATCTACGAAAGTGCTGCAATTGGCCAGAATATAACAAAAGAAGGATCGGATGTAAAAGAAGGAGAACTACTACTTCCAAGGGACACTAGGATAACTCCTGATAAAATAGGAGTTTTAAGTGCAATTGGAATGAAAACAGTGACAGTTTATCAGAAACCCCGGGTAGCAATCATATCTACTGGAAACGAGATAATAAATCCCAATGATAAGTTGACCTATGGTAAAATTTATGATATAAATTCCATGACAATTTCAAGTGCTGTTAAGGCATGTGGTTGTATTCCCGTACATACAGATATAGTTGAAGATGATTTCAGCGCTTTAAAAAATAAGATAAATGAATTTAAAGATGTTGATTTAATATTAACATCAGGTGGTACATCTGCAGGCACGGGGGATGTATTAAGGGAAGTACTGGATGATCTGGGCGAAGTTATTGTCCATGGTGTGGCAGTTAAACCAGGTAAGCCAACAATAATTGGCAGATTAAAAAATGATGAAGGTTTAAAATATTTATTTGGCCTTCCAGGAAACCCAGTTGCTGCATTAATGGTTTTTCGTGTCTTCTTTGCACCATTTTTAATGAAAATGGCATCCATAAGTACATTAACCCATTCAGATGATAATGTTCAGACACTTAAACTTTCTCGCAGATATCGTCCTGCGAGAGGAAGACTTCATTATGTATTGGTGAAAATTGAAGGAAAAAACGCAATTCCAATTTTAAAAGATTCTGGTGCGATATCTTCTCTTGCAGAAGCTGATGGTTTTATACAAATACCAAAAAATATTGAAATACTTGAAAAAGGAGAATCAGTCCAAGTTTTCCCACTAGTTGATTTTTAA